One window of the Dreissena polymorpha isolate Duluth1 chromosome 5, UMN_Dpol_1.0, whole genome shotgun sequence genome contains the following:
- the LOC127881600 gene encoding uncharacterized protein LOC127881600: protein MATSQQFRDNDSETDEDSSSGKRSLIVVQIGNNNNTVVTCDKIEPRFEGSGRDQRAIHQSKNLAGIHVMKTILSNHGRPMPRKALEQEAYQLAKKKGFRSFHELAGWSVNDFLDYNKSLFKITSRKKEKYVKLKENIFVTPTNDEHDDETDAVPTSIQSDNFSTITNCVASQSLSKEGIDEIMKQENNIQEQSLKKLPMEFDHGEFYQIVSGGISSKTLFVESIDKYESDPLRFSVDIVSMWNTPHRIKSHIIFGVTHDKKLIGVEKNVDHDFFETIFCSSYFTMPPSFKLYKTNMESKLFYVIEIASSRGQGVPSIVKCDQRSRNVNITKNQLWIRTDVSNEVCEPSSLKSGIIYDWFLNTTLSSGSSQSRMSPLPSLNIPVTVNKRLCTTGTQSMFDTQTESDQTDDGDTVTSGTTFDFFCGTVDGFKRGHFVLVTGDVSCLAKDINAFGLVPWLCVYDFDIFSSTNGLFNAVEDTMKTRRHLKVYTWNDTPEPVSEKGTKWCFLRGRREISCSRTDLNDDEIETSNLWFKQVKRGVEGYCERLSNFVENYTVLTVVLLWPQNEKLLPYMTKFVGRLNDALSCTPAVVVCTNENHAMTEKGRTRLKALCEDFGDNIKVCDVGFEQLCTELKTYLQTETVVTTYSLPCNIEVDNSNQFVEINETDATWLSEDFEVLYLKPTKSSVLNEQEIHDEITRFYKGGTLPWYAWYKNEAQSAVVERNVQKELEHKLQKHLEDYRTSTVTLFHAPGAGGTTLAQKILWKFHETYPCVHLKLRTSNPIEELDRKITFISEKTGKVVLMLVDAEEESKIRFLSKRLKYTVILYVKRYPYRFQVPPSMEQDRVFLTGNVTLSESQELALKLGEKCEDDVKRLRLNQLTKGVKEGSGHCMYEYGMTVYLHEFKGIVSYVSGYLQLDKNSTSELTPCQTCLGYLALVYYYGQSSVPCQFFARLFNRPSNIIMDLEDFPMPIQEFVVYDKNESRRNYLRICHYIVAKEILEQILSRNNQGCLTLERTDSLGQNACRALSAFCSEFISYTGKKNVKMSSTVRMILTKTFIYRDERDMGDNEEQVRRKPVLSKVMIDIPAGKPLFTERLKVLQKLVETFPEEPNFHAHLGRFYAFCRPDEEHNAELCFQKAVFLCDEQNAGKTTDQIDDGMKLTMMHIYHMYGIVKQRYIAKFTGRSPKDKVVAFKLEDIFLERLSEIVPCAEEACDYFALSRNYTPESHDLYTYAYTAEIQVRLQICDFVSRQYNAFGDNRWQQFFSTTTNQRAKQFVQRSISVIEALFLECYMSVELLSNDFGSLRKSVIWYNTLFRTHAFALEDMQCDNTMSNRRLKIAAKKLKCGKPSVLNGIEMIDNADDIEEVIALYEANFSDIERNGNLDGREKKELEIDFKEWIYAIRQEVFPSDYTLENVLTHLNIWYQHIRSPLSVYYVFIVYSLLGFGTDRTPGKTECLIEALEIRETLKKMSHLIIRPKYPREWLGETGEGIKRLKFNERYVGICAEDRDFPPTSRLDLAVCKGTITRPNTNNVNGIISLDLKVRTKDIDVYFIPKKAKLEGSRFAGQRVEFHLAFTINHGYEAYNVKLLKRHACPGCSRNIEFTSADVVITCKCGKDVYKDDLNVSL, encoded by the exons ATGGCGACTTCGCAGCAGTTTCGCGACAATGACAGTGAAACAGATGAAGATAGTTCTTCGGGAAAGAGATCAT tgATCGTGGTACAAATtggtaacaacaacaacacagtggtaACTTGTGACAAGATTGAGCCACGTTTTGAAGGTTCAG gGAGGGATCAAAGAGCAATTCATCAGTCGAAAAACCTAGCAGGAATCCACGTTATGAAGACTATACTTTCTAACCATGGTCGCCCAATGCCACGAAAGGCATTAGAGCAAGAGGCATATCAACTGGCAAAAAAGAAAGGTTTTAGGTCTTTTCACGAACTTGCTGGCTGGTCTGTTAACGATTTTTTAGATTATAATaaatctttgtttaaaattacttcAAGGAAGAAAGAAAAATATGTGAAGCTGAAAGAAAATATCTTCGTAACACCAACCAATGATGAACATGACGATGAAACAGACGCTGTTCCGACATCAATTCAAAGTGACAATTTTTCGACAATCACAAATTGCGTAGCCTCTCAATCTTTGTCTAAAGAAGGAATTGatgaaataatgaaacaagaaaacAACATTCAagaacaatctttaaaaaaactaCCTATGGAATTTGACCACGGAGAATTTTATCAAATTGTTTCTGGAGGAATTAGTTCTAAAACACTGTTTGTAGAATCAATAGACAAATACGAATCAGACCCATTACGGTTTTCTGTCGATATTGTCAGCATGTGGAACACACCACACAGAATTAAATCACACATAATATTCGGGGTAACGCATGACAAAAAATTAATAGGTGTTGAAAAGAATGTTGACCATGATTTCTTTGAAACAATATTCTGTTCATCATACTTTACAATGCCACCATCTTTTAAACTGTATAAAACCAACATGGAATCAAAATTGTTTTATGTAATTGAAATAGCTTCAAGTCGTGGTCAAGGTGTGCCTAGCATAGTAAAATGTGATCAAAGATCAAGAAATGTAAACATTACGAAAAACCAACTATGGATTAGAACGGATGTTTCTAATGAAGTATGTGAGCCAAGCTCATTGAAATCAGGTATAATCTATGATTGGTTTTTGAACACAACTCTTTCTTCTGGCAGTTCCCAATCACGGATGTCACCTCTTCCAAGTTTAAACATACCGGTTACTGTTAACAAGCGTTTGTGTACGACTGGTACACAAAGTATGTTTGACACACAAACTGAATCGGACCAAACAGACGACGGCGATACAGTAACCTCAGGCACAACATTTGATTTCTTTTGTGGGACagttgatggatttaaacgtggGCATTTTGTCCTTGTTACCGGTGATGTGAGTTGCTTGGCAAAGGATATAAATGCGTTTGGACTTGTACCTTGGTTATGCGTCTATGATTTCGATATTTTTAGTTCAACAAATGGTTTGTTTAATGCAGTCGAAGATACTATGAAAACGAGAAGACATTTAAAAGTATACACCTGGAATGACACTCCGGAGCCAGTTTCTGAAAAAGGTACTAAGTGGTGCTTTCTTAGAGGACGGCGTGAAATAAGCTGTTCAAGAACTGATCTGAACGATGACGAAATCGAAACGTCAAATTTATGGTTCAAACAAGTCAAGCGAGGTGTTGAGGGTTACTGTGAGCGATTATCAAACTTTGTGGAAAACTACACAGTTCTAACAGTAGTTCTTCTGTGGCCTCAAAATGAAAAACTGCTCCCATATATGACCAAATTTGTAGGCAGACTAAATGATGCACTCTCATGCACACCAGCAGTCGTTGTTTGCACCAATGAAAACCATGCCATGACCGAGAAAGGCAGAACACGTTTGAAAGCATTATGCGAAGACTTTGGGGACAATATAAAGGTTTGCGATGTAGGGTTCGAGCAACTTTGTACTGAATTGAAAACATATCTTCAAACTGAAACAGTTGTAACAACATATAGCTTGCCGTGCAATATTGAAGTTGACAATTCAAatcaatttgttgaaataaatgaAACGGATGCAACATGGCTGAGTGAAGATTTTGAGGTCCTGTACTTAAAACCAACTAAGTCTTCAGTGCTAAATGAACAAGAAATTCATGATGAAATAACACGCTTTTACAAAGGAGGCACACTCCCATGGTATGCTTGGTATAAAAACGAGGCACAGTCAGCTGTTGTTGAACGAAATGTTCAAAAAGAGTTGGAACACAAATTGCAAAAACATCTTGAAGATTACAGAACTTCAACTGTCACTCTATTCCATGCCCCAGGTGCTGGAGGAACTACACTTGCCCAGAAGATATTGTGGAAATTTCATGAGACGTATCCATGCGTTCATTTAAAGCTTAGGACATCAAATCCCATCGAGGAACTTGACAGGAAGATCACATTCATTAGTGAAAAAACGGGCAAAGTTGTGCTTATGCTTGTAGATGCTGAAGAAGAATCAAAGATCAGATTTCTTTCAAAACGCCTGAAATACACTGTCATATTGTATGTAAAACGATACCCATACCGGTTCCAGGTTCCACCTTCAATGGAACAAGACCGAGTCTTCTTAACAGGAAATGTAACTCTTAGCGAATCTCAAGAGCTAGCTTTGAAACTTGGAGAAAAATGTGAAGATGATGTAAAACGACTCAGGCTTAATCAACTTACCAAAGGTGTAAAAGAAGGCTCCGGGCACTGTATGTACGAGTATGGAATGACCGTATACTTGCACGAATTTAAGGGTATAGTTTCTTATGTTAGCGGTTATCTGCAACTTGACAAAAATAGCACCTCTGAGTTAACACCGTGTCAGACTTGTCTAGGATATctagctcttgtttattattatggACAGAGCAGTGTTCCGTGCCAGTTTTTTGCGCGTTTATTTAACAGACCTTCAAATATTATTATGGATTTGGAAGATTTCCCTATGCCAATTCAAGAATTTGTGGTATATGACAAAAATGAAAGTCGAAGGAACTACCTGCGTATTTGCCATTACATCGTGGCGAAGGAAATTTTAGAACAAATTTTGTCGAGGAACAATCAAGGTTGTCTAACATTAGAAAGGACAGATTCACTGGGACAAAACGCATGTAGAGCGCTCTCAGCTTTCTGTTCGGAATTCATTTCTTATACGGGcaagaaaaatgtaaaaatgtcttCGACAGTTCGTATGattttgacaaaaacatttatttatagagATGAAAGAGATATGGGAGATAATGAAGAGCAAGTGAGACGAAAGCCTGTTTTGTCAAAGGTCATGATTGATATTCCAGCTGGAAAGCCATTGTTTACAGAGCGACTTAAGGTTTTGCAGAAATTAGTAGAAACATTTCCAGAAGAACCGAATTTCCATGCTCATTTAGGTCGCTTTTATGCCTTTTGTAGACCTGATGAAGAACACAATGCAGAACTATGTTTCCAGAAAGCTGTATTTTTGTGTGATGAACAAAATGCCGGTAAAACAACTGATCAAATCGACGACGGAATGAAGTTGACAATGATGCACATATATCACATGTATGGCATTGTAAAACAAAGATACATCGCAAAGTTCACTGGGCGGTCACCTAAAGATAAAGTGGTGGCTTTCAAGTTGGAAGATATTTTTCTCGAACGTTTATCAGAAATTGTCCCATGTGCCGAAGAAGCATGTGACTATTTTGCACTGTCGAGAAACTACACCCCCGAAAGTCATGATTTGTATACATATGCGTACACTGCAGAAATACAGGTAAGGTTGCAGATTTGTGATTTTGTCAGCCGCCAATACAATGCATTTGGTGACAATCGGTGGCAACAGTTCTTTTCAACAACAACCAATCAAAGAGCTAAACAGTTCGTTCAACGGAGCATATCGGTTATAGAAGCATTATTTCTGGAATGTTACATGAGTGTTGAGTTACTTTCCAATGATTTCGGATCCTTACGAAAAAGTGTCATCTGGTACAATACACTATTTCGAACACACGCATTTGCATTAGAGGATATGCAGTGTGACAATACAATGAGTAACAGGCGATTGAAAATAGCCGCGAAAAAACTGAAATGTGGGAAACCTAGTGTACTGAATGGAATTGAAATGATTGACAATGCTGATGATATCGAAGAAGTCATTGCTCTGTACGAAGCAAACTTTTCCGATATTGAAAGAAATGGCAATTTAGATGGGCGTGAAAAGAAAGAGTTAGAGATTGACTTTAAAGAATGGATATATGCAATCAGGCAAGAGGTGTTTCCATCAGATTATACCCTGGAAAATGTTCTCACGCATCTTAATATATGGTATCAACATATAAGATCCCCCTTATCAGTATATTATGTCTTCATCGTGTATAGTCTCTTAGGATTCGGTACTGATAGGACACCAGGCAAGACTGAGTGTTTAATTGAAGCGTTAGAAATTCGAGAAACGCTTAAAAAGATGAGCCATTTAATTATTCGCCCTAAATACCCACGTGAGTGGTTAGGAGAAACTGGGGAAGGGATAAAACGGCTAAAATTTAATGAGCGTTATGTGGGCATTTGCGCTGAAGATCGAGATTTTCCCCCAACAAGTCGTTTGGATCTCGCAGTTTGTAAAGGAACAATAACAAGACCGAACACAAACAATGTTAATGGTATTATATCGTTGGACCTCAAAGTGCGGACCAAAGATATCGATGTGTACTTCATACCGAAAAAGGCAAAACTTGAAGGTAGTCGATTTGCTGGACAAAGAGTCGAGTTTCACCTGGCATTTACCATTAATCATGGATACGAAGCGTATAATGTTAAGTTGCTGAAACGACATGCCTGTCCTGGTTGTAGTAGAAACATCGAATTCACAAGCGCGGACGTTGTGATCACATGCAAATGTGGCAAGGACGTTTATAAAGATGACCTGAATGTGTCACTTTAA